The window CCGCGTCTGCGGCCGCGATGACCAGCAGGGCATGGTCGCGGCCGCCTATATCATCAAGAACTACAAGACCAAGAACGTCGCGATCATCCACGACAAGACGACCTACGGCAAAGGCCTTGCCGACGAAACGAAGAGCGCCATCAACGCGGCGGGCGTGAAGGAAAAGCTCTATGAAGCCTACACCAAGGGCGACAAGGATTTTGCCGCGCTGGTGTCCCGCTTCAAGAAGGAATCGATCGATTTCGTCTATGTCGGTGGCTACTACGCCGAGGCGGCCTTGATCCTGCGCCAGATGCGCGAGCAGGGCGTCAATGCCGTGCTGATGGGCGGCGACGCCTTGGTCGACAAGCAGTTCGCCGCGATCGCGGGTCCGCTTGCCGAGGGCTCGCTGTTCACCTTCTCGCCCGATCCGCGCAAGAAGGTGACCGCGGCCGCGACCTTGAAGAAGTTCAAGGACAAGGGCATCGATCCGGACGGCTACACGCTCTACAGCTATGCCGCCTTCCAGATCTGGAGCCAGGCCGTCACCCGCGCCCAGACCACGGACGCCAAGAAGATCGCAGCGACCATCAAGAGTGGAAACTGGGACACCGTGCTCGGCAACATCAGCTACACGCCGAAGGGTGACATCACCCTGATCGACTACGTCGTGTACCGCCGCGACAAGGACGGCAACTACGCCGAGCTGCCAGCAGCCGGTCAATGAGATCGCTGGCCGCGACATCGGCGCTCCTCCCTGATCGATGTCGCGGCCTGAGCGCCGGCTCACAGCGCCAACGGACCAACCCTCTGCCAGCCCCGAGGTGTTGGCGCTGTGACGCCTGGTCCGCGGCGGACAAGGCAGGATGCCGCATGGGTCATCGAACTGATCCCGCAACAACGATCCCTTTGAATCCAATTTAGGTCGATCACGACAACCCAAGAGGCGACACGTGTCTGACATAAGCCTGAGCAATGGCGGCGGCCGCAGCGGTTCAGCCGATTGGCACGCTGCGGGACAATCCCAAGGACCGTCTCAAGGACCGTCCCACTCCTACCCGCTGCTGGTGCGCGATCACGGTCTTGGCGCCGCGCTGAAACTGTTGCTCGAGACCCTGCCTTATGCGCTGGCGCGATGGGGCGTGTTGCTGGGCTTTGCCGCCGCGTGCGTGGTCTGGGCCATCGTCGCCGTGGGCGGCGCGGTCTGGCTCGGCACCCATGTCGCCAGCGTGTTCGGCTATTGCTGGCTGCTTGGCATCCTGCTGCTCGGCGGATGGATCTGGGGCGCCATCCTGCGCTACACGCTCAATATGATCGCCTGCGGCCATGTCGCCGTGCTGACCGAGCTGATCACGCATGGCCGCATCGGCAACGGCAGCGAAGGGCAGTTCGCCTACGGCCGCCGGATCGTGATGGACCGGTTCGGCGAGGTCGCGATCCTGTTCGGACTTGGTGCGCTGATCCGCGCCGTGCTCCGCGCGTTTCACAATGCGCTCGATACGCTTGGCGATTGGCTGCCGGCGCCCGGCATGAAGGCGATCGTCGGTCTGCTCAACACCATCTGTCGGCCGCGACGCGCTATCTGGACAAGGTGGTGCTGTCCTACGATCTGGCGCGCGGCGGCGACGATCCGAGGCGCAACATCCAGGATGGACTGGTCTACTATTGCCAGAACGCCAAGCCGATCCTGGCGACGTCGGTCTGGATGGTCATCGTCGAGCGCATCCTCAGCATCCTGCTTTGCCTGCTGCTGCTGGTCCCCGCCGGCGTGGTGACGGTCTGGTTGCCGGAGGCTGTCGGGGAATATGGCGCCATGGTCACCGTCTTCATCGCGGCCCTGTTGGCGGTGACGGTGCGCGCGGCATTCATCCAGCCGCTATTTTTGATCTGCATGATGATCCGCTTTCACGCGCTGATCGAGAACCAGCCGATCAATTCGACCTGGGTCGGTTATCTCGACGGCCTCACACACAAGTTCCGGCAGATCGGACGCTGAGACCGGCGGACGGCAGGTCATGCCGAACTGCAAGCCGGCGGACCGATGCCGGATGCTCATGGTATTTCGCAACGGAGATGTTCGGTGACCGATATTACGCTCGACAATGACGGCGTCAGGCTTGCGGCTTCGGTCGATGGCCCGCCGGACGGTGAACCGATCCTGTTTCTGCACGGCCTGTCGCTCAGCCGAGACACATGGCAGGAAACCGGCGGCCGGCTGAAGGATCAATACCGGGTCTGGACACTGGATTTCCGGGGACACGGGCACTCGGATCGGGCCCCGAGCTACGCGCTCGCCGACTATGTTTCGGACGCGGCGACCGCATTGGCCGCAATCGGACGTCCGGCGGTGATTGTCGGGCACTCACTCGGCGGCTGCGTTGCCGGTGTGCTGGCACAGCGCGGTGATGCCAATGTGCGCGCCGCCTTCCTCGAGGATCCGCCATGGTATCTTGGGCAGCCGGGCGAGTGGGAGAAATCGGCATTCCCAAAACTGTTTTCGATCGTCAGCGCGCGTCAGGCGGCGTGGCAGCAGGCGCGCGCGCCACTCGGCACCTACCTGGCGTTCCTCGCAGACTCTCCGACACCCATGGGCGGGATCGGTAGCGATCATTACGGCTCCCGACATCTGTTGAGCCATGCGTCAGCGCTGCAGCGGCAAGACGGGCGGTGCTGGGCAGACGGAAACGTTGCGACCTCCGTTCTTGCGGCGATTCCGACCGGGCGGGAATTCCTCTGTCCCGTCAGGATCATTCAGGCCGATCCTGGATGTGGGGCGGCCTTGCTGGAGCACCACGATGCGCGCTTCGCGCACGACAATCCGCATGCCGACATCGTTCGCTATGAGGGATGCGGGCATTCACCCCACCGCGCCATCGCGTTCGAGCAGCGCTTCGCGTCGGATCTGCAAGCTTTCTTGTCGAGCCTGCATCCGGCGAGCACGGGCGAACGGCAATCCGGCACCTGATATTCACGAACCGAAGCGGGTAGATCCATGCAAGAGACGTCCGGCTACGATCCGAACTATGTGATGGGGCGTTCGACCGCGGAGACCGACAGGCTCAAGCGCCAGTCGCAGCTCTACGATGCGTCCACATGGCAACTCCTGAAGGAGGCCGGGCTCTCGCGGGGCATGAAGGTGCTCGACGTCGGAAGCGGAGCCGGCAACGTGTCCTTCATTGCCGCTGGCCTGGTTGGCGAAAGCGGGGCGGTCGTCGGGGTCGACAGCAACCCCGCCATCGTCGAGGAAGCCGCGGGCACGGCGCGCTCGCTCGGCCTGAGCCAGGTCTCGTTCCGGGTCGGCGATATCAGCACGATCGAGCTCGACCGGGATTTCGATGCGGTCGTCGGCCGGCTCGTGCTGATTTATGTGAAGGATCCCGCGGCGCTGATTCGACACTTGCTCGGGCACGTCAAGCCCGATGGCCTCGTGGCGTTCCAGGATCTCGACTGGGGCGAGGGGCCGATCGCCAATCCGCCATCGCCGCTGCTGTCGCAGGCGTGGGGCATTGTGAAGGAGATGTTCCACCGGGCGGGTCTGAACAACCGCATGGGATTGTCGTTGCACGGCGCCTTCGTGGCGGCCGGGCTTCCCGCGCCGCGCATGAGCCTGTTTGCCCCGGCCGGAGGCGGGACGGATTTCGACGGTTACGACTACATGGCGAGCGGCCTGCGCAGCAATCTGCCGCATATCGTCAAGCTCGGCGTTGCCACGGAAGCGGATCTGGCGCTGGACAGTTTTGCCGAGCGCCTGCGCAGCGAGGTGGTCGCCACGCAGGGCGTTTTTGCGCTGCCGACCTTCGTCGGCGCATGGTCGCGCAGGCAGCCGGGCTGAACCGTGACCTCAGGCATGGCCAACGACCGCGTCGATGAACGTCGCGGCCAAATCCCTCAACTGCTTGCGACTGTATCCGGCACGCTCCATCACCGCCAGCCCGCGCGTGTACGTCACGATGACGCGCGCCAGCCGGTTCGCATCGGCCGCGCTGCGCTTGCCCAGCGCCTTGCCGAGGGCCTTGCCGATCAGCTGCTCGAGCCGCGTGAGCACATCCCGCACGCGCTGCCGCACATCCGCGCTTGAAATGGCCGCGTCGAGCGCCGTGCGCGTGGTCAGGCAGCCGCGCGTCGGCGAGCCGTCGGTCATGTTGACGATGATCATGTCGAAGAAGTGCCCCAGCCCCGCCGCGGCGTCGTCGTGGGACAGCGCGTTGCCGGCCGCATCCAGGAATTGCCCGGCATACCGATCGAAAGCGCGCAGGAAGATCGCTTCCTTGTCGCCATAGGCGTTGTAGAGGCTGCCGCGCTGTACGCCGGTCGCCTCCGCGAGGTCCTGCATGGTCGCGTCGTGCAGGCCCCTGCGCCAGAACACGTCGAGTGCGGTCGCGATCACCGCGTCCTCGTCAAACTGACGCACACCTACCATGCGATTCGCTCCACCGGATCATTATTGACATAATTGTCAAGTTTGATGATCATGTCAAGAATGGTCCCTCGGGAGGTTCTGATGATCACCGCCGTCACGACGTTCAAATTGCCAAAGCCGGTCACGCGCGAGGAAGCGCGCAGCATCTTCCTGAGCACCGCATCGCTCTATCGCGACGTACCGGGGCTGTTTCGCAAGACCTACGTGCTGTCCGAGGACGGCATGACGGCCGGAGGCATCTATTTCTGGAACTCGAGGGGTGAGGCGGAAGCGCTGTACACCGCTGCGTGGCGCGCCCGCGCCCGGGACAAATACGGCGCCGATCCGACGGTTACATACTTCGAAAGTCCCGTGGTGGTCGACAATGTGGCCAAGGAGATCAACTCCGGCGACGAATAGGATCGCGTTCTCACGTCGGATCCACGGTGGCACGGAACTTTCGACTGTCGCTTGACGGCGTGTCCGCTTGTGCTCGGATCGCCTGCGAGGCTACTCTCCCTGCAAGCAAGAAAACTGCAAGGGAGCCGTCACGGTGAACCAATCTCCATCCTCACATCCGGCGCCTGCGTCGGCACTGCCGCGCCGCAGGCTCGGCCGCACCGGGCTCGACGTTTCCATCCTCGGCTTCGGCACCGCGCCGCTCGGCGACCTCTTCACGAGGCTCGACGACGCCACAGCGATCGCAGCCGCGGAACGGGCGTTTGCGCTGGGCGTGAACCTGCTCGATTCCTCACCGCTCTACGGGCATGGTCTCGCCGAGCATCGCTGCGGCACCGCGTTGCGCCGCGTGGCGCGTGACGATATCGTCGTCTGCACCAAGGTCGGGCGCTGGATGGACGCGTTCCATGGCCGCGGCGACGGCTCGAACTTCGTCGGCGGCCAGCCGCATCGCGCGGTGGTCGATTATTCCTATGACGGCACCATGCGCTCCGTCGAGCAGTCATTGCTGCGGCTCGGCACCGATCATATCGACTTGCTGTTGATCCACGACGTCGACGTCTGGACCCATGGCGCCGATGCGATCGAAGCCAGATTCCGCGAGGCGATGGAGGGCGCCTATGTCGCGCTCGACAAGTTGCGCGCCGAGCGCGTGGTGAGGGGCATCGGGATCGGCGTTAACGAGGCCGAGATGTGCGTGCGCTTTGCCAGGGCCGGCAGGTTCGACACCATGCTGCTTGCCGGCCGCTATTCGCTGCTCGAGCAGCCCGCGCTTGCCGAATTCCTGCCGCTGGCGCAGGCGCAGGGCATCGGCGTGATGCTCGGCGGCGTGTTCAACTCCGGCATCCTGGCGACCGGCGCGGTTGCCGGCGCCAAGTACAATTACAAGGACGCGCCGCCCGACGTGATGCGGAAGGTGGCGGCAATCGAACGCGTCTGCCGTATCAACGGCGTGGCGCTCGCGACCGCCGCGCTGCATTTCGCGCTGGGCCATCCGGCGGTCGCGAGCGTCGTGCTCGGCGCACAAACTCCGCAGGAGGTCGAGCGCAACGCCGCCGCCTTGTCGTCGTCCGTCCCCGCCGCGCTTTGGCGTGACCTGAAAGCCGAGCGGCTGCTCGATCAGCACGCGCCGGTGCCGGCATGATGCGGATCGATGCCCATCACCATGTGTGGACCTTGGCGCGCGCCGATTACGGCTGGCTGACGCCCGAACGCGGGCCGATCTACCGCGACTTCGGCCTGGCCGACCTGATGCCGCATCTCGCCGCGGCCGCCATCGAGGGTACGATCCTGGTGCAGGCGGCGCCGACCGAGGCGGAGACTGCGTTCATGCTCGACGTCGCCAAGGGCTCGGAGCTGGTACGCGGCGTGGTCGGCTGGATCGATTTCGATGCCGCCGATGCCGCGGCGCGGATCGATGCGATCGCCGATCGCGAACTGCTGGTCGGTCTGCGGCCGATGGTGCAGGACATCGCCGATGATGACTGGCTGCTGCGGCCGGAACTGGCGGCGCCGCTCGAGGCCATGGTGCGGCATGATCTGGTCTTCGACGCGCTGGCGCTGCCGCGCCATTTGCCACGGCTTGTTCAGGTGGTTGATCGCCATCCGGACCTGCAATTCGTGCTCGACCATCTCGGCAAGCCGCAACTCGCGACCGGCGACATCGCGGCCTGGAAGACTGACATCGCAAGCCTTGCGTTACGGTCCAACGTCGTCTGCAAGCTGTCGGGCCTCGCGACGGAGGCGGCGCCGAACTGGCAGGTCGCCGATTTGCGCGAGGCCGTGGATCATGGACTGGCATGTTTCGGGCCGCAGCGGATGCTGTGGGGCAGCGACTGGCCGGTCGTCAATCTTGCCGGCGGCTATGCGCAATGGTTCGCGGCGGCAGAGACCTTGCTTGCTGATTTGTCAAGTGAAGCAAGAGCTGCGATTTTCGGCGGCAATGCGGCGCGGGTCTATTTGTCAAGTCGCGGACGGCCAACATCCCGGAAATAGCGCGCGCAAGGCGCCAAATTTGATCCACAGCGCGCCTTGATGAATCATTCCGGGATGGTCCATAAGCGGCGTCCGCGCCATCGGTGATTTGGCGGCGCAACGGGGTGAGAGAGACAGGCGTGGCAAAGATCCATCATCAGATTGCGCAGGAGCTGGGAGTTCGCGACGAGCAGGTCGAGGCGGCGGTGACGCTGCTCGACGGCGGCGCCACGGTGCCGTTCATCGCGCGATACCGCAAGGAGCTCACCGGCGCGCTCGATGACGCCCAGCTGCGCACACTGGAAGAGCGGCTGACCTATCTGCGCGAGCTCGAGGAACGGCGCACCGCGGTGCTCAATTCGATTCGCGAGCAGGGCAAGCTCGATGCCGCGCTCGAAGCTCAGATCATGGCGGCCGACAGCAAGGGCCGCCTGGAAGACATCTATCTGCCGTACAAGCCGAAGCGCCGCACCAAGGCCGAGATCGCCAAGGAGGCCGGGCTGGAGCCGCTCGCCGATCTCCTTTTGACCCAGCCGCAGAACGATCCGAACGAGGCCGCTTCGCCCTTCGTCAATGCCGAAAAGCAGGTCGCCGACGTCGCCGCCGCGCTGGACGGCGCGCGCGCGATCCTGGTCGAGCGCTTCGCCGAGGATGCCGACCTGATCGGGGCGCTGCGCGAGGAGATGTGGTCGAACGGCATCATGGCCTCGACCGTCCGCACCGGCAAGAAGACCGAAGGCGAGAAGTTCAAGGACTATTTCGATTTCTCCGAGCCGCTGCCGAAGCTGCCGTCGCATCGCATCCTGGCGCTGTTCCGCGGCGAGAAGGAAGAGATCCTCGACCTCGCAATCAAGCCGGAGGCGCAGGAGCCTGTGGCGGGTGTGCCCGGCCTCTACGAACTCCGGATCATGAACCGCTTTGCGATCTCCAACCAGGGCCGCAAGGGCGACAAGTGGCTGACGGAGACGGTGCGCTGGGCCTGGCGTACCAAGATCCAGATCCATCTCAACATCGACCTGCGGATGCGGCTGTGGACCGCGGCCGAGACCGAGGCGGTGCGCGTGTTCGCCTCGAATTTGCGCGATCTGCTGCTGGCGGCGCCGGCCGGCCCGCGCGCCACCATGGGGCTCGACCCCGGCTATCGCACCGGCGTCAAGGTCGCGGTGATCGATGCCACCGGCAAGGTGGTGGCGCATACGGCGATCTTTCCGCACGAGCCGCAGCGGCGCTGGGACGAGGCGCTGGCCATTCTCGGCAAGCTCGCGATCGAGCATGGCGTCGAGCTGATCGCGATCGGCAACGGCACCGCCTCGCGCGAGACCGACAAGCTCGCCGCCGAGCTCGTGAAGCGGCTGCCCGAGCGAAAGATGACCAAGATCGTGGTCTCCGAAGCCGGCGCATCGGTCTACTCGGCCTCCGCCTTCGCCTCGAACGAATTGCCCGACCTCGACGTCACCATTCGCGGCGCGGTCTCGATCGCGCGGCGCCTGCAGGATCCGCTGGCCGAGCTCGTCAAGATCGATCCGAAGGCGATCGGCGTCGGCCAGTACCAGCACGATCTCGGCGAGGCCAAGCTGGCGCGCTCGCTCGATGCCGTGGTGGAAGACTGCGTGAACGCGGTCGGCGTCGATGCCAATACCGCCTCGGTGCCGCTGCTCTCGCGGGTGTCGGGTATCGGACAGGGGCTGGCGCAGAGCATCGTGCAGCATCGCGACGCCAACGGCCCGTTCAAGTCGCGCAAGGCACTGAAGGAGGTGCCGCGGCTCGGGCCGAAGGCGTTCGAGCAATGCGCCGGCTTCCTGCGCATCAGCAATGGCGAGGACCCGCTCGATTCATCCGGCGTGCACCCGGAAGCCTATCCTGTCGTGCGCCGTATCCTCGAGGCCACCAAGAGCGATATCAAGGCGCTGATCGGCAATGCCGATGTGGTGCGCGGGCTCAGGCCGCAATCCTTCGTCGACGACACCTTCGGTCTGCCGACCGTCACCGACATTCTGCGCGAGCTGGAAAAGCCCGGCCGCGACCCGCGTCCGGCGTTCAAGGCGGCGGTGTTCAAGGATGGCGTCGAAGAGGTCAAGGATCTCAAGAAGGGCATGATCCTCGAAGGCACCGTGACCAACGTCGCCGCCTTCGGCGCTTTCGTCGATATCGGCGTGCACCAGGATGGCCTGGTGCACATCTCCGCCATGTCGAGGAATTTCATCAAGGACCCGCGCGAGGTGGTGAAGCCGGGCGACATCGTCAAGGTCAAGGTTCTGGACGTCGAGGTCGCGCGCAAGCGCATCGCGCTGACGCTGCGGCTCGACGACGAGATCGGTCCGAAGAAGGACAACGCTGGCCCGTCGCGCGATTTCTCGCGCGGCTCGGCCAAGATGACGTCGTCGGCTCCGCGCCGTCCGCAGGAGCAGTCCGGCGGCGGCGCGCTCGCCGAGGCGCTGCGCCGCGCGGCCGAGAAGAGCGGGCGCGGCAAGCCGACCTGAGCCGCAGACGAGGGCGGCAGCCAAGGCTGCCGGCCCCGTTCGAAAATCGACCACGTGACGCGTCTGACCGAGGCGCCTAAGCCGTCCCCGTCATCCTGAGGTGCCCGCGGCGCGGGCCTCGAAGGATGAATCGGCCGGAGACGGGGCCGTGCATCCTTCGAGGCTCGCAAGAGCTCGCACCTCCAGCGACAATGGCTACGCCATTGCGCGGGATGACGGGGCGGATGGGCTGTCCCGGCTACAGCTCTCCCTTGGCATACCGCGCGAGCGCGTCCGCCACGCCCTTGCCGTAGGCGGGATCGGCCTTGCTACAATTCGCAACGTGCCGTTCCTGGATGTGCTTCGACGCCTGGCCGACCTGGCGGGCGGTGTTGTCGAACAGCGCCTGCTTTTGTGCGGCATTCATCTTGCGGAACAGATCGCCCGGCTGCTGCCAGTGGTCGTCGTCCATGCGGTGATCCCAATGTGCCGCCGCGCCGACAATTTCGAGCGGCGGCTCGTTCAGTTGCGGCTGGTCGGTCCATTCGCCGTGGCTGTTCGGCCAGTAGGTCAGCGTGGCGCCCAGATTGCCGTCGGTGCGCATCGCGCCATCGCGGTGATAGCTGTGGAACGGACATTTCGGCGCGTTGACCGGGATCTGGTGGTGGTTGACGCCGAGCCGGTAGCGTTGCGCGTCGCCATAGGAGAACAGGCGGGCCTGCAGCATCTTGTCCGGCGAATAGCCGATGCCGGGCACGACATTGGCCGGCGTGAACGCCGCCTGCTCGACCTCGGCGAAGACGTTCTCCGGGTTGCGGTTGAGCTCGAAATGGCCGACCTCGATCAGGGGATAATCCGCCTTCGGCCACACCTTGGTCAGGTCGAACGGGTTGAACGGGAAGGCCCTGGCCTGCGCGTCCGTCATCACCTGGATGAACAGCGTCCAGCGCGGGAAGTCGCCGCGCTCGATGTTATTGAACAGATCGCGCTGGTGGCTCTCGCGGTCCTTGCCGATCAGTGCTTCGGCCTCGGCGTCGGTCAGGTTCTGGACACCCTGCCGGGTGCGGAAATGGTATTTCACCCAGACGCGCTCGTTGTTGGCATTGATCATGCTGTAGGCGTGGCTGCCGAAGCCGTGCTGGTGGCGGAAGCTCTTCGGAATGCCGCGCTCGCTCATGACGATGGTGACCTGGTGCAGCGCTTCCGGCAGCAGCGTCCAGAAGTCCCAGTTCATGTCGGGCTCGCGCACGCCCGTGCGCGGATGCCGCTTGATCGCGTGGTTGAGGTCGATGAAGCGCAGGGGATCGCGGAAGAAGAACACCGGCGTGTTGTTGCCCACCACGTCCCAATTGCCTTCGTCGGTGTAGAATTTCAGCGCGAAGCCGCGGATGTCGCGCTCCGCGTCCGCCGCGCCGCGCTCGCCGGCAACGGTGGAGAACCGCGCGAACATCGGCGTCTGCTTGCCGATCTCCGAGAAGATGCTAGCCTTGGTGTAGCGCGTGATGTCGTGGGTGACGGTGAAGGTGCCGTGCGCGCCGGCGCCCTTGGCGTGCATTCGACGCTCCGGGATCACTTCGCGGTGAAAGTGCGCCAGCTTCTCGATCAGCCAGACATCCTGCAAAAGCGCCGGCCCGCGCGGTCCCGCCGTCATGATGTTCACATTGTCGGCAACGGGTGCGCCGGAGGCGTGGGTCAGGAATGGCTTCTTGATCTCGTCGCTCATCGAAAGCTCCTTGTTGAAAGTCGGCACGCGTCGTCCCGCCACCGCGGAGAGGCCGGGCGAGGGGCGATTGCATCGCGGATCGGGTTATGGCCGGCGAGGAGGCGAGACCCCGGTGATCGACAGATTGTGAACCGGGCCTACGCGCTCTCGACGACATCGTTGTTCTCGGACGGGTCGAGGATTAAGAAACCCGGCGGATCGATTCAACGCGCGCTATCCGCTGATTTCAGCCAAATATCCGTCGATCTCGGCCAACGCAGTCGTGGCCGTGATCCAGCCATTTGCCGCGCGTGCCGGCGCGTTCGCCAATCCTAAATCCGGCGTCAGAATCTGGCGCATTTGTCAGTTGAAGTCGGCCTCACGCTTGCGTCTTCTGGTCATCCTCTGCATGCGGCGGCACGAGGTTCGCCGCGGTCCCAATCAGGGAGGATTTCATGACGAACAGGCTCTTCACGCTTCTCACGGCAGCGACGCTCGCCGTCAGCGTTGCGCTGGCACCTGCAGCCCTCGCCAGGGGCGGCGGTGGTGGCGGCGGCGGACATGGCGGCGGCGGTGGCTTCGGTGGCGGCCACGGCGGTGGCTTCGGTGGCGCCATGGGTGGCGGCATGCATGGTGGCGGCTTTGGCGGCGGAATGCATGGCGGTGGCTTCGGTGGAGGTATGCGTGGTGGCGGCGCGGCATTCGCCGCGATGGGCGGCGTTGGGCATTTTGCCGGTGGGCATTTTGGCGGCGCGCGCTTCGCAGGTTCTCCCGCGTTCGGCCCGCGATTCGCCGGCGCCGGATTCCACGGCTCGCACTTCTTCCATCACGGCGGCTTCTTCCACCACCACCGCTTCCATCGCTTCGCCTTCTTCGGCGGGCCCGCCATCTATGCCGATTACTATGACGGCTGCTACCGCAGGGTATGGACGTCGTACGGTCTGCAATGGGTCAATGTGTGCGGGGACTATTGGTGATCGCCCAACGAACCGCACCGTTGTCGCGGCCGTCGCCAGGCGTTCCATCCAGCCCCGGAATGGGATAGTCTGGCGGCGACCGTTGCGGGGCGCTCGGAGAGTTTGAGAACTCGGGGAGTTCAGGACAACTCGGAGAGTTCAAGACCATGACCGGAGCTCACCGCCGCATTCTCGTCGTCGAGGACGATCCGGAAACCGCGGGACAGCTCGTCGAGGAGCTTACCAGCAGCGGTTATGACGTGGATCTGGCGGCGAACGGCC of the Bradyrhizobium quebecense genome contains:
- a CDS encoding Tex family protein, with product MAKIHHQIAQELGVRDEQVEAAVTLLDGGATVPFIARYRKELTGALDDAQLRTLEERLTYLRELEERRTAVLNSIREQGKLDAALEAQIMAADSKGRLEDIYLPYKPKRRTKAEIAKEAGLEPLADLLLTQPQNDPNEAASPFVNAEKQVADVAAALDGARAILVERFAEDADLIGALREEMWSNGIMASTVRTGKKTEGEKFKDYFDFSEPLPKLPSHRILALFRGEKEEILDLAIKPEAQEPVAGVPGLYELRIMNRFAISNQGRKGDKWLTETVRWAWRTKIQIHLNIDLRMRLWTAAETEAVRVFASNLRDLLLAAPAGPRATMGLDPGYRTGVKVAVIDATGKVVAHTAIFPHEPQRRWDEALAILGKLAIEHGVELIAIGNGTASRETDKLAAELVKRLPERKMTKIVVSEAGASVYSASAFASNELPDLDVTIRGAVSIARRLQDPLAELVKIDPKAIGVGQYQHDLGEAKLARSLDAVVEDCVNAVGVDANTASVPLLSRVSGIGQGLAQSIVQHRDANGPFKSRKALKEVPRLGPKAFEQCAGFLRISNGEDPLDSSGVHPEAYPVVRRILEATKSDIKALIGNADVVRGLRPQSFVDDTFGLPTVTDILRELEKPGRDPRPAFKAAVFKDGVEEVKDLKKGMILEGTVTNVAAFGAFVDIGVHQDGLVHISAMSRNFIKDPREVVKPGDIVKVKVLDVEVARKRIALTLRLDDEIGPKKDNAGPSRDFSRGSAKMTSSAPRRPQEQSGGGALAEALRRAAEKSGRGKPT
- a CDS encoding amidohydrolase family protein codes for the protein MMRIDAHHHVWTLARADYGWLTPERGPIYRDFGLADLMPHLAAAAIEGTILVQAAPTEAETAFMLDVAKGSELVRGVVGWIDFDAADAAARIDAIADRELLVGLRPMVQDIADDDWLLRPELAAPLEAMVRHDLVFDALALPRHLPRLVQVVDRHPDLQFVLDHLGKPQLATGDIAAWKTDIASLALRSNVVCKLSGLATEAAPNWQVADLREAVDHGLACFGPQRMLWGSDWPVVNLAGGYAQWFAAAETLLADLSSEARAAIFGGNAARVYLSSRGRPTSRK
- a CDS encoding TetR/AcrR family transcriptional regulator, which translates into the protein MVGVRQFDEDAVIATALDVFWRRGLHDATMQDLAEATGVQRGSLYNAYGDKEAIFLRAFDRYAGQFLDAAGNALSHDDAAAGLGHFFDMIIVNMTDGSPTRGCLTTRTALDAAISSADVRQRVRDVLTRLEQLIGKALGKALGKRSAADANRLARVIVTYTRGLAVMERAGYSRKQLRDLAATFIDAVVGHA
- a CDS encoding aldo/keto reductase, translated to MNQSPSSHPAPASALPRRRLGRTGLDVSILGFGTAPLGDLFTRLDDATAIAAAERAFALGVNLLDSSPLYGHGLAEHRCGTALRRVARDDIVVCTKVGRWMDAFHGRGDGSNFVGGQPHRAVVDYSYDGTMRSVEQSLLRLGTDHIDLLLIHDVDVWTHGADAIEARFREAMEGAYVALDKLRAERVVRGIGIGVNEAEMCVRFARAGRFDTMLLAGRYSLLEQPALAEFLPLAQAQGIGVMLGGVFNSGILATGAVAGAKYNYKDAPPDVMRKVAAIERVCRINGVALATAALHFALGHPAVASVVLGAQTPQEVERNAAALSSSVPAALWRDLKAERLLDQHAPVPA
- a CDS encoding catalase; the encoded protein is MSDEIKKPFLTHASGAPVADNVNIMTAGPRGPALLQDVWLIEKLAHFHREVIPERRMHAKGAGAHGTFTVTHDITRYTKASIFSEIGKQTPMFARFSTVAGERGAADAERDIRGFALKFYTDEGNWDVVGNNTPVFFFRDPLRFIDLNHAIKRHPRTGVREPDMNWDFWTLLPEALHQVTIVMSERGIPKSFRHQHGFGSHAYSMINANNERVWVKYHFRTRQGVQNLTDAEAEALIGKDRESHQRDLFNNIERGDFPRWTLFIQVMTDAQARAFPFNPFDLTKVWPKADYPLIEVGHFELNRNPENVFAEVEQAAFTPANVVPGIGYSPDKMLQARLFSYGDAQRYRLGVNHHQIPVNAPKCPFHSYHRDGAMRTDGNLGATLTYWPNSHGEWTDQPQLNEPPLEIVGAAAHWDHRMDDDHWQQPGDLFRKMNAAQKQALFDNTARQVGQASKHIQERHVANCSKADPAYGKGVADALARYAKGEL
- a CDS encoding alpha/beta fold hydrolase — translated: MTDITLDNDGVRLAASVDGPPDGEPILFLHGLSLSRDTWQETGGRLKDQYRVWTLDFRGHGHSDRAPSYALADYVSDAATALAAIGRPAVIVGHSLGGCVAGVLAQRGDANVRAAFLEDPPWYLGQPGEWEKSAFPKLFSIVSARQAAWQQARAPLGTYLAFLADSPTPMGGIGSDHYGSRHLLSHASALQRQDGRCWADGNVATSVLAAIPTGREFLCPVRIIQADPGCGAALLEHHDARFAHDNPHADIVRYEGCGHSPHRAIAFEQRFASDLQAFLSSLHPASTGERQSGT
- a CDS encoding branched-chain amino acid ABC transporter substrate-binding protein encodes the protein MKFALRGYFLALGTSLALSSAAVAQDISVAVVGPMTGSEASFGQQFKNGADLAIADINAAGGVLGKKLKLEVGDDACDPKQAVSVAEKMAGAKIPFVVGHFCSSTSIPASDAYAEGNVLQITPGSTNPLFTERGLWNTFRVCGRDDQQGMVAAAYIIKNYKTKNVAIIHDKTTYGKGLADETKSAINAAGVKEKLYEAYTKGDKDFAALVSRFKKESIDFVYVGGYYAEAALILRQMREQGVNAVLMGGDALVDKQFAAIAGPLAEGSLFTFSPDPRKKVTAAATLKKFKDKGIDPDGYTLYSYAAFQIWSQAVTRAQTTDAKKIAATIKSGNWDTVLGNISYTPKGDITLIDYVVYRRDKDGNYAELPAAGQ
- a CDS encoding class I SAM-dependent methyltransferase, producing the protein MQETSGYDPNYVMGRSTAETDRLKRQSQLYDASTWQLLKEAGLSRGMKVLDVGSGAGNVSFIAAGLVGESGAVVGVDSNPAIVEEAAGTARSLGLSQVSFRVGDISTIELDRDFDAVVGRLVLIYVKDPAALIRHLLGHVKPDGLVAFQDLDWGEGPIANPPSPLLSQAWGIVKEMFHRAGLNNRMGLSLHGAFVAAGLPAPRMSLFAPAGGGTDFDGYDYMASGLRSNLPHIVKLGVATEADLALDSFAERLRSEVVATQGVFALPTFVGAWSRRQPG
- a CDS encoding monooxygenase, encoding MITAVTTFKLPKPVTREEARSIFLSTASLYRDVPGLFRKTYVLSEDGMTAGGIYFWNSRGEAEALYTAAWRARARDKYGADPTVTYFESPVVVDNVAKEINSGDE